In one Desulfomicrobium escambiense DSM 10707 genomic region, the following are encoded:
- a CDS encoding ubiquinone/menaquinone biosynthesis methyltransferase: protein MNPNDHGKRVSGLFDNIAAWYDFLNHFLSVGQDIYWRRRLVRCVRPGDTRTALDLAAGTLDVSREIRRQHPELRVLSLDFSRAMLCKGKSKIVGEPAILPVQADGRALPLPDGCVDTVTIAFGIRNILPRTDAYREILRVLAPGGRLCILEFGTGKARIWQGLYNFYLGTVLPRIGRFFSKSPEAYQYLADTILAFPDARALAGELAGAGFDQVGYEALSSGIVYIHVARKPE from the coding sequence TTGAATCCGAATGACCACGGGAAGCGGGTTTCCGGCCTCTTCGACAACATCGCCGCCTGGTACGATTTCCTCAATCACTTCCTGAGCGTGGGCCAGGACATCTACTGGCGCCGCCGCCTGGTACGCTGCGTCCGCCCCGGGGACACGCGCACGGCGCTGGACCTGGCCGCCGGCACCCTCGACGTGAGCCGGGAGATCCGCCGGCAGCACCCGGAACTGCGGGTACTGAGCCTGGACTTCTCGCGGGCCATGCTCTGCAAGGGCAAAAGCAAGATCGTCGGGGAACCGGCCATCCTGCCCGTCCAGGCCGACGGGCGCGCGCTGCCCCTGCCCGACGGGTGCGTGGACACCGTGACCATCGCCTTCGGCATCCGCAACATCCTGCCCAGGACCGACGCCTACCGCGAAATCCTGCGCGTGCTGGCCCCCGGCGGCCGCCTGTGCATCCTGGAGTTCGGCACGGGCAAGGCCAGGATCTGGCAGGGCCTGTACAACTTCTACCTGGGCACGGTGCTCCCGCGCATCGGCCGCTTCTTCTCCAAGAGCCCAGAGGCCTACCAATACCTGGCCGACACCATCCTGGCCTTTCCTGATGCCCGGGCCCTGGCCGGCGAACTCGCCGGAGCCGGCTTCGACCAGGTCGGCTATGAGGCCCTCAGCTCCGGGATCGTGTACATCCATGTGGCCAGGAAGCCGGAGTGA
- a CDS encoding nucleotide sugar dehydrogenase — translation MITFDDIASGATPVAVVGLGYVGLPLAVALGDHFRVIGFDISSRRIEELRSGQDSTREVEPARLTTARVDYADDPARLREAGVVVVAVPTPIDGNRKPDLRPVVGASSTVGENLRPGSIVVYESTVYPGLTEEICVPLLEQKSGLKCGRDFTVGYSPERINPGDRVHTLESIVKVVAGQDQLTADLLARFYGTVVKAGVHRASSIKVAEAAKVIENTQRDLNIALMNELALIFDRMDIDTNEVLRAAGTKWNFLPFRPGLVGGHCIGVDPYYLTFKAESIGFHPQVILAGRRINDGMGKFVAEKTIKAMISAGCQIKGARVGLLGLTFKEDVPDLRNSRVEDIVHELSDYHVEVLVHDPLADAAEAKDEYGVDLLPLDAMKDLDAVILAVSHAQFASLDAERLAGMFRNPGAGIIIDVKGFLNRDALSRRFTYWRL, via the coding sequence ATGATCACCTTCGACGACATCGCATCCGGCGCAACCCCCGTTGCCGTGGTGGGGCTCGGCTATGTGGGCCTGCCCCTGGCCGTGGCCCTTGGAGACCACTTTCGCGTCATCGGCTTCGACATCTCCAGCCGACGCATCGAGGAACTGCGCAGCGGCCAGGACTCCACCCGCGAGGTGGAACCCGCCCGGCTGACCACGGCCCGGGTCGACTACGCCGACGACCCCGCACGCCTGCGCGAGGCGGGCGTCGTCGTCGTGGCCGTGCCCACGCCCATCGACGGCAACCGCAAGCCGGACCTGCGGCCCGTTGTCGGGGCCAGCTCCACGGTGGGCGAGAACCTGCGCCCCGGCAGCATCGTGGTCTACGAGTCCACGGTCTACCCCGGCCTGACCGAGGAGATCTGCGTGCCCCTGCTGGAGCAGAAATCCGGCCTGAAGTGCGGCCGCGACTTCACCGTGGGATATTCCCCGGAGCGCATCAACCCCGGCGACCGCGTGCACACCCTGGAAAGCATCGTCAAGGTCGTGGCTGGCCAGGACCAGCTCACGGCGGACCTCCTGGCCCGCTTCTACGGCACGGTGGTCAAGGCAGGCGTGCACCGCGCGTCGAGCATCAAGGTGGCCGAGGCCGCCAAGGTCATCGAAAACACCCAGCGCGACCTGAACATCGCCCTCATGAACGAGCTGGCGCTCATTTTCGACCGCATGGACATCGACACGAACGAGGTCCTGCGGGCCGCGGGCACCAAATGGAACTTCCTGCCCTTCCGGCCGGGCCTGGTTGGCGGGCACTGCATCGGCGTGGACCCGTACTACCTGACCTTCAAGGCCGAATCCATCGGCTTCCACCCCCAGGTCATCCTGGCCGGGCGCCGCATCAACGACGGCATGGGCAAGTTCGTGGCCGAGAAAACCATCAAGGCCATGATCAGCGCCGGCTGCCAGATCAAGGGCGCGCGCGTGGGCCTGCTGGGCCTGACCTTCAAGGAGGACGTGCCGGACCTGCGCAACAGCCGCGTGGAGGACATCGTCCACGAACTGTCCGACTACCACGTGGAGGTCCTGGTCCACGACCCGTTGGCAGACGCCGCCGAGGCCAAGGACGAGTACGGCGTGGACCTGCTCCCCCTTGACGCCATGAAGGACCTCGACGCCGTCATCCTCGCGGTCTCCCACGCCCAGTTCGCGTCACTCGACGCCGAACGCCTGGCGGGCATGTTCAGAAACCCTGGCGCCGGGATAATCATCGATGTCAAGGGGTTCCTCAACAGGGACGCCCTGTCGCGCCGCTTCACGTACTGGCGGCTGTAG
- the mqnB gene encoding futalosine hydrolase, producing MIILACATELECRHVMTRTGRKPDGDTRFDFAGLDFLACVTGVGPVAAALRAGELLERHPAAAGIVNLGICGSFDPRASLGAICVASAEIWPEYGVHSSDGAEEPFGFQMLQDLPLPQVNRLELDPSAAARSMGLRLPESWPCGTSLTVAGVTGDPQRAAILLARYDAATENMEGFGLALAARRKGIPFLEARTVSNPVGVRDKARWNFRLALDSLESVLPTLTGAAA from the coding sequence ATGATCATCCTGGCTTGCGCGACGGAGCTTGAATGCCGTCACGTCATGACCCGAACGGGACGCAAACCGGACGGGGACACGCGATTCGACTTCGCGGGCCTCGACTTCCTGGCCTGCGTGACGGGCGTAGGTCCGGTGGCCGCGGCCCTGCGCGCGGGCGAGCTTCTGGAGCGCCACCCCGCGGCGGCCGGCATCGTCAACCTGGGCATCTGCGGGAGCTTCGACCCGCGTGCATCTCTGGGCGCTATCTGCGTGGCCAGCGCCGAGATCTGGCCCGAATACGGCGTGCACAGCTCGGACGGGGCCGAGGAGCCCTTCGGTTTTCAGATGCTTCAGGACCTGCCGCTGCCCCAAGTCAACCGCCTGGAGCTCGACCCGTCGGCCGCAGCCCGCAGCATGGGCCTGCGGCTCCCCGAAAGCTGGCCGTGCGGCACGAGCCTGACTGTGGCGGGCGTGACGGGCGACCCGCAACGCGCGGCGATCCTCCTGGCCCGCTACGACGCCGCCACGGAGAACATGGAGGGCTTTGGCCTGGCCCTGGCCGCGCGGCGTAAGGGCATACCCTTTCTTGAAGCGCGGACCGTCTCCAATCCCGTCGGCGTGCGCGACAAGGCGCGCTGGAACTTCCGCCTGGCCCTGGACTCTCTGGAGTCCGTCCTGCCGACCCTGACCGGAGCTGCCGCATGA
- a CDS encoding 1,4-dihydroxy-6-naphthoate synthase, which translates to MNPLSVAISPCPNDTFIFGAWVLGLSPAPAGRDSRFFWHDVQELNQGALSGAWDVVKVSAAAALRLQDRYAILPCGGAFGLEHGPKLVTREGFRGEPRRIAVPGLDTTAMRVLNAALHGNFTPVPMIFHAIVDAVQAGEVDAGLLIHETALVYDRYGLALHTDLGQWWRKETGGLPLPLGCIVAKRELGDSVHAALADGIRASILHARSDRPSVMPFIAAMARELDEATLEQHIAAYVNDFSLDMGPDGQAALNLLQTFRDLS; encoded by the coding sequence ATGAACCCGCTTTCCGTGGCCATCTCTCCCTGCCCCAACGACACCTTCATTTTCGGAGCATGGGTGCTGGGCCTCTCGCCCGCCCCCGCCGGCCGGGACAGCCGTTTTTTCTGGCACGACGTACAGGAGCTCAACCAGGGCGCACTGAGCGGCGCGTGGGATGTCGTCAAGGTCAGCGCCGCCGCGGCCCTGCGACTGCAGGACAGGTACGCCATCCTGCCCTGCGGCGGAGCCTTCGGCCTGGAGCACGGCCCCAAGCTCGTCACCCGTGAGGGTTTCCGCGGCGAGCCCCGCCGGATCGCCGTCCCCGGCCTGGACACCACGGCCATGCGCGTCCTGAACGCGGCATTGCACGGGAACTTCACGCCGGTGCCCATGATCTTCCACGCCATCGTCGACGCCGTGCAGGCCGGCGAGGTCGATGCGGGGCTGCTGATCCACGAAACGGCGCTGGTCTACGACCGGTACGGTCTGGCCCTGCACACGGACCTCGGTCAGTGGTGGCGCAAGGAGACCGGGGGCCTGCCCCTGCCCTTGGGCTGCATCGTGGCGAAACGGGAGCTCGGCGACAGCGTCCACGCGGCCCTGGCCGACGGCATCCGCGCGAGCATCCTGCACGCCCGGTCGGACAGGCCGTCGGTCATGCCTTTCATCGCAGCCATGGCCAGAGAGCTTGACGAGGCCACGCTCGAACAACATATTGCCGCCTACGTGAACGACTTCAGTCTGGACATGGGGCCAGACGGCCAGGCCGCCCTCAACTTGCTGCAAACATTCCGGGATCTGTCATGA
- a CDS encoding polyprenyl synthetase family protein, producing the protein MNDAFAQLKVAFLKELPAINAAILREIDALHPLVRPVAAHVMDAGGKRLRPMLTVLFARALNFRGDDLYTLASSLEFLHSATLMHDDILDNADLRRGRQAAHMRFGVTPTILAGDALLALANEIVARTGNPALTSCISKAIMETASGEIMEIAAVRNAGLSRAEYLEIITGKTAYLIQSACEFGAIAAGASQRQCVAARAFGLNLGIAFQLVDDALDYTSEAGTSGKPLGGDLREGKFTLPLLLYLESLPANERSITVRDLTAADLPVDRQDRIIADIVTGGFAGRTRDEAKTYLALASRALDVLPVCLEKNLLGAMIDFVLKRDK; encoded by the coding sequence ATGAACGACGCCTTCGCCCAACTCAAGGTCGCCTTCCTCAAGGAGCTTCCGGCCATCAACGCCGCCATCCTGCGGGAGATAGACGCCCTGCACCCGCTGGTCCGGCCCGTGGCCGCGCACGTCATGGACGCCGGCGGCAAGCGCCTGCGGCCCATGCTGACCGTCCTCTTCGCCCGCGCCCTGAATTTCAGGGGCGACGACCTGTACACCCTGGCCAGCTCTCTGGAATTCCTGCATTCGGCCACCCTGATGCACGACGACATCCTGGACAACGCCGACCTGCGCCGCGGCCGGCAGGCCGCCCACATGCGCTTCGGCGTCACCCCGACCATCCTGGCCGGCGACGCCCTCCTGGCCCTGGCCAACGAAATCGTGGCCCGCACCGGGAACCCGGCCCTGACATCCTGCATCTCCAAAGCCATCATGGAGACGGCCAGCGGCGAGATCATGGAGATCGCCGCCGTGCGCAACGCGGGCTTAAGCCGGGCCGAATACCTCGAGATCATCACCGGCAAGACGGCCTACCTGATCCAGTCGGCCTGCGAGTTCGGCGCCATCGCCGCCGGGGCCTCGCAGCGCCAGTGCGTCGCGGCCAGAGCATTCGGCCTGAACCTCGGCATCGCCTTCCAGCTCGTGGACGACGCCCTGGACTACACGTCCGAGGCCGGCACCTCGGGCAAGCCCCTGGGCGGCGACCTGCGCGAGGGCAAGTTCACCCTGCCCCTGCTCCTGTACCTCGAATCCCTACCCGCAAACGAGCGTAGCATCACGGTCCGGGACCTGACCGCAGCTGACCTGCCCGTTGACAGGCAGGACCGGATCATCGCCGACATCGTGACCGGGGGCTTTGCCGGACGGACCCGCGACGAGGCCAAAACCTACCTGGCACTAGCCAGCCGGGCCCTGGACGTGCTACCCGTGTGCCTGGAAAAAAACCTCCTCGGAGCCATGATCGATTTCGTGCTGAAGCGGGACAAATAG
- a CDS encoding sensor domain-containing diguanylate cyclase codes for MTQQDRLPPRNFTTSLRASLKATFSPATAGLLQEAVKPDPNFGVIASILKADPALATAILSLVNSPYYGQTSKISDLQRAAIILGNNEILRIALSLSLQKNLNASLEKHGFDTFANWRVIVWAALGAELIARRLCPKEAETAYICALVKDLSLLLYAASYPEDLRPLLSRPDFVNTGPSFMCWQECLPEDHCALTAELLAEWNFPAHMVAAITAHHDLENLFDHPPLTQAVIFGTRWAEVEFRTDPAPDGLAQLHFLLKKAGALPPEGVEGLRQHCSSLFAEMCSAMNITELPPENRYYDHSLQAIQDFHYQAKEIEGLTGGNAAIATCIGRHLRWNWNCRKGEIILGAPTNKHWERFVLAEDGVSGPTVAQSINDFKSHGEFTVPLETEDGVAGELRLSGLQGPGQARAETALYARLLARSLWRQITTVAQLEIKAELLDILPTGVALLDTDGRILRANPTFARFLGSSAQLEDRLRGGMQLEQFQSARHGWRMFLLDPTQSTHCVIHAPLGPSDAPSSPFALSSYKIRQGSRTNVLTVVQDLSEIRIHEIEALHQRDFLNNLLSTMQDLVMTTDRKGVITFASGRHGAFLKGRNLFTLTRPINLQEEPWDMEFLEQSQNAVEVQIVLDDEHLQLELVFSRFAHGADYGLVVGRNISAIRRLERKIREQALFDSLTQVFNRHHLQPLLERELSRSRRTDTSLGLIFFDIDKFKVFNDTYGHHGGDKALKELGQLLRSVLRKGLDFPCRFGGDEFVIISSNSSAASLLTVAERIQNEFKTLHNGSVTLSIGMSLLEPEDTAHSLLERCDKANYQAKAQGGNAIVHLQTNTPVN; via the coding sequence ATGACACAACAGGATCGCCTTCCTCCGCGCAATTTCACGACTTCGTTGCGTGCCAGCCTGAAAGCGACCTTTTCCCCCGCCACGGCCGGACTCCTCCAGGAAGCGGTCAAACCCGACCCGAATTTCGGGGTCATCGCTTCCATCCTCAAGGCGGACCCCGCCCTGGCCACGGCCATCCTCTCCCTGGTCAACTCACCCTACTACGGCCAGACCAGCAAGATTTCGGACCTCCAGCGCGCGGCCATCATCCTCGGCAACAACGAGATCCTGCGCATCGCCCTGTCCCTCTCCCTGCAGAAGAACCTGAACGCCTCCCTGGAAAAGCACGGCTTCGACACCTTCGCCAACTGGCGGGTCATCGTCTGGGCGGCCCTGGGCGCGGAACTCATCGCCCGGCGCCTCTGCCCCAAGGAAGCGGAGACGGCATACATCTGCGCCCTGGTCAAGGACCTGTCCCTGCTCCTCTACGCCGCCAGCTACCCGGAAGACCTGCGGCCGCTCCTTTCCCGGCCGGACTTCGTCAACACGGGACCGTCCTTCATGTGCTGGCAGGAGTGCCTGCCGGAGGATCACTGCGCCCTGACGGCCGAACTCCTCGCCGAATGGAATTTCCCCGCGCACATGGTCGCGGCCATCACCGCCCACCACGACCTCGAAAACCTCTTCGACCACCCGCCCCTGACCCAGGCCGTGATCTTCGGCACCCGCTGGGCCGAGGTGGAGTTCCGCACCGACCCAGCCCCCGACGGCCTCGCGCAGCTGCACTTCCTGCTGAAGAAGGCCGGCGCGCTGCCCCCCGAGGGTGTCGAAGGCCTGCGGCAGCACTGCTCGTCGCTTTTCGCCGAAATGTGCTCGGCCATGAACATCACGGAGCTGCCCCCGGAAAACCGCTACTACGACCACTCCCTGCAGGCCATCCAGGACTTCCACTACCAGGCCAAGGAGATCGAGGGGCTGACCGGCGGCAACGCGGCCATCGCGACCTGCATCGGGCGGCACCTGCGCTGGAACTGGAACTGCCGCAAGGGGGAGATCATCCTCGGCGCGCCGACCAACAAGCACTGGGAGCGCTTCGTCCTGGCCGAGGACGGCGTGAGCGGCCCGACCGTCGCGCAGTCCATCAACGACTTCAAATCACACGGCGAGTTCACCGTTCCCCTGGAGACCGAGGACGGCGTGGCCGGCGAGTTGCGGCTGTCAGGCCTGCAGGGCCCGGGACAGGCCAGGGCCGAGACGGCCCTCTACGCCAGACTGCTGGCCCGGAGCCTGTGGCGGCAGATCACCACGGTGGCGCAGCTCGAGATCAAGGCGGAGTTACTCGACATCCTGCCCACCGGAGTCGCCCTGCTCGATACGGACGGCCGCATTCTGCGCGCCAACCCGACTTTCGCCCGCTTCCTGGGCAGTTCCGCCCAGCTCGAGGACAGGCTGCGCGGGGGCATGCAGCTTGAACAGTTCCAGAGCGCCCGGCACGGGTGGCGCATGTTCCTCCTCGACCCCACGCAAAGCACCCACTGCGTCATACACGCCCCTCTGGGGCCATCCGATGCGCCTTCGTCGCCCTTCGCCCTTTCAAGCTACAAGATCCGCCAGGGCTCACGAACCAATGTCCTGACCGTGGTGCAGGATCTCAGCGAAATCCGCATCCACGAAATCGAGGCCCTGCATCAGCGAGACTTCCTGAACAACCTGCTGTCCACCATGCAGGATCTGGTCATGACCACCGACCGCAAGGGAGTCATCACCTTCGCCTCGGGACGCCATGGCGCATTCCTGAAAGGCCGCAACCTCTTCACGCTGACACGGCCCATAAACCTGCAGGAAGAGCCCTGGGATATGGAGTTCCTGGAGCAGAGCCAGAACGCCGTCGAGGTCCAGATCGTCCTCGATGACGAGCACCTGCAGCTGGAGCTGGTTTTTTCCCGGTTTGCCCACGGCGCCGATTACGGTCTCGTCGTCGGCCGCAACATCTCCGCCATCCGCAGGCTGGAGCGCAAAATCCGGGAGCAGGCCCTGTTCGACTCCCTGACCCAGGTCTTCAACCGCCACCACCTCCAGCCCCTGCTGGAACGCGAACTGTCGAGATCCCGCCGCACCGATACGTCCTTGGGGCTCATCTTCTTCGACATCGACAAGTTCAAGGTCTTCAACGACACCTACGGACACCACGGCGGCGACAAGGCCCTGAAGGAACTCGGGCAGCTGCTGCGCAGCGTGCTGCGCAAGGGCCTCGACTTCCCCTGCCGCTTCGGCGGCGACGAGTTCGTCATCATTTCGAGCAACTCCAGCGCGGCGAGCCTGCTGACCGTGGCGGAGCGAATCCAGAACGAATTCAAGACCCTGCACAACGGTTCCGTGACGCTGAGCATCGGCATGAGCCTGCTCGAGCCCGAGGACACGGCCCATTCCCTGCTTGAACGCTGCGATAAAGCCAATTATCAGGCCAAGGCGCAGGGCGGAAACGCCATTGTGCATCTGCAGACCAACACACCAGTAAACTAA
- a CDS encoding AIR synthase-related protein produces the protein MPIRVEVALRKAVIDTQGNKTAHKIHGELGLHVDQVRIVRVYTVEGLTAAQADQAIEAGALHDPALHTAQTTPAASDFDWLIEVGFRPGVTDNEGRTARETLRTVLGLDKDAKIAVYTSTQYLISGKLDRHQVEHIAKDLLANELIQRFQISDRQSWAANPGFPARTAAVTGEASDTVETVDLSAMDDETLMRLSRENTLALSLEEMRCIRDYYARPEVVAHRKAKGLPAAPTDAELECLAQTWSEHCKHKIFSSRISYENRENGTTAEINSLYKTFIQGSTKQLRERMGKDDFCLSVFKDNAGVIRFSDDMNVCIKVETHNSPSALDPYGGALTGIVGVNRDPMGTGMGANLLCNTDVFCFASPFHEGELPPRLLHPRRVFEGVREGVEHGGNKSGIPTVNGAIVFHERFLGKPLVFCGTVGTMPATVAGRPSHEKKALPGDRIIMTGGRIGKDGIHGATFSSEELHEGSPATAVQIGDPITQRRMYDFLMRARDLGLYNAITDNGAGGLSSSVGEMAQDCGGCDMDLAKAPLKYDGLRPWEILVSEAQERMTLAVPPASLQAFMDLAAEMGVEASDLGCFTDSGYLHVRYGDRIVADLNMAFLHDGAPQMRLKAAWERPQTCCCGQAPEARIADHQEFLQTMLGRLNICSREYVIRQYDHEVQGGSVVKPLIGAKNDGPADAAVVRPQLGSDKALVIANGICPKLSDLDTYWMMANAIDEGVRNAVATGADIRHMAGVDNFCWCDPVQSEKTPDGEYKLAQLVRANQALAHYCLAYGVPCVSGKDSMKNDYTGGGTKISIPPTVLFSVMGVIDDCTKTMTSDFKRPGETVYVLGLTRNEMGGSEYADHLGVCGAVPQVDAVSARTRYERMHQAITSGLLTAAHDVSDGGLAVAVAEMALAGRTGADIDVDKVPALDCPLPEQRLYSESASRFVVTVADQNRAAFEALFAGDFLAPIGQTTADGKLTLRAGATTLAGSAVEDLAVAWKKTLDF, from the coding sequence ATGCCGATCCGAGTCGAAGTGGCTCTGCGCAAGGCAGTCATAGATACCCAGGGCAACAAGACGGCCCACAAGATACATGGTGAACTGGGACTTCACGTGGATCAGGTCCGGATCGTCCGGGTCTACACCGTCGAAGGGCTGACCGCGGCGCAGGCGGACCAGGCCATCGAGGCCGGCGCCCTGCACGACCCGGCCCTGCACACGGCCCAGACCACTCCTGCCGCCTCGGATTTCGACTGGCTCATCGAGGTCGGCTTCCGGCCCGGCGTGACGGACAACGAAGGACGCACGGCCCGCGAGACCCTGCGCACCGTGCTCGGTCTGGACAAGGACGCCAAAATCGCCGTCTACACCTCCACCCAGTACCTGATCTCGGGCAAGCTGGACCGCCATCAGGTGGAGCATATCGCCAAAGACCTCCTGGCCAACGAGCTCATCCAGCGTTTCCAGATCTCCGACCGGCAATCCTGGGCCGCAAACCCCGGCTTCCCGGCCCGCACCGCGGCCGTGACCGGCGAGGCCTCGGATACCGTCGAGACCGTCGATCTCTCGGCCATGGACGACGAGACCCTCATGCGCCTGAGCCGCGAGAACACCCTGGCGCTGAGCCTCGAAGAGATGCGCTGCATCAGGGACTACTACGCCCGCCCCGAGGTCGTCGCCCACCGCAAGGCCAAGGGCCTGCCCGCCGCGCCCACGGACGCCGAGCTCGAATGCCTGGCCCAGACATGGTCCGAGCACTGCAAGCACAAGATCTTCAGCTCGCGCATCTCCTACGAGAACCGTGAGAACGGCACCACGGCCGAGATCAACAGCCTCTACAAGACCTTCATCCAGGGCAGCACGAAGCAGCTCCGCGAACGCATGGGCAAGGACGATTTCTGCCTGTCCGTGTTCAAGGACAACGCCGGCGTCATCCGCTTTAGCGACGACATGAACGTCTGCATCAAGGTCGAGACGCACAACAGCCCCTCGGCCCTGGACCCGTACGGCGGAGCACTGACCGGCATCGTCGGCGTGAACCGCGACCCCATGGGCACGGGCATGGGCGCGAACCTCCTGTGCAACACCGACGTGTTCTGCTTCGCCTCCCCCTTCCATGAAGGCGAGCTGCCACCGCGCCTGCTGCACCCGCGCCGCGTCTTCGAGGGCGTGCGCGAGGGCGTGGAGCACGGCGGCAACAAGTCGGGTATCCCTACGGTCAACGGCGCCATCGTCTTCCACGAGCGCTTCCTGGGCAAACCCCTGGTCTTCTGCGGCACCGTCGGCACCATGCCGGCCACCGTGGCCGGCCGGCCGAGCCACGAGAAGAAGGCCCTCCCCGGCGACCGCATCATCATGACCGGTGGCCGCATCGGCAAGGACGGCATCCACGGCGCTACCTTCTCCTCCGAGGAACTGCACGAGGGCTCGCCGGCCACGGCCGTGCAGATCGGCGACCCCATCACCCAGCGCCGCATGTACGATTTCCTCATGCGCGCCCGCGACCTTGGCCTCTACAACGCCATCACCGACAACGGCGCCGGGGGCCTCAGCTCCTCCGTGGGCGAGATGGCTCAGGACTGCGGCGGCTGCGACATGGACCTGGCCAAGGCGCCCCTCAAGTACGACGGCCTGCGGCCCTGGGAAATCCTCGTCTCCGAGGCCCAGGAGCGCATGACCCTGGCCGTGCCGCCCGCCAGCCTCCAGGCCTTCATGGACCTGGCCGCGGAAATGGGCGTGGAGGCCTCGGACCTCGGCTGCTTCACGGACTCCGGCTACCTGCACGTGCGCTACGGCGACAGGATCGTGGCCGACCTGAACATGGCCTTCCTGCATGACGGCGCCCCGCAGATGCGCCTCAAGGCCGCCTGGGAGCGCCCGCAGACCTGCTGCTGCGGCCAGGCCCCCGAAGCCCGGATCGCTGACCACCAGGAGTTCCTGCAGACCATGCTCGGACGCCTGAACATCTGCTCCCGCGAATACGTCATCCGCCAGTACGACCACGAGGTCCAGGGCGGCAGCGTCGTCAAGCCCCTCATCGGCGCCAAGAACGACGGCCCGGCCGACGCGGCCGTGGTCCGCCCCCAGCTCGGCAGCGACAAGGCCCTGGTCATCGCCAACGGCATCTGCCCCAAGCTCTCCGACCTGGACACGTACTGGATGATGGCCAACGCCATCGACGAAGGCGTACGCAACGCCGTGGCCACGGGCGCGGACATCCGCCACATGGCCGGGGTGGACAACTTCTGCTGGTGCGACCCGGTCCAGTCCGAAAAGACCCCGGACGGCGAATACAAGCTGGCCCAGCTGGTCCGCGCCAACCAGGCCCTGGCCCACTACTGCCTGGCCTACGGCGTGCCCTGCGTCTCCGGCAAGGACTCCATGAAGAACGACTACACCGGCGGCGGCACCAAGATCTCCATCCCGCCCACGGTCCTCTTCTCCGTCATGGGCGTCATCGACGACTGCACCAAGACCATGACCTCGGACTTCAAACGCCCCGGCGAGACGGTCTACGTCCTCGGCCTCACGCGCAACGAAATGGGCGGCTCCGAATACGCCGACCACCTCGGCGTGTGCGGCGCCGTGCCGCAGGTCGACGCCGTCTCGGCCCGCACCCGCTACGAGCGCATGCACCAGGCCATCACCTCGGGCCTGCTGACCGCGGCCCACGACGTCTCCGACGGCGGCCTGGCCGTGGCCGTGGCCGAAATGGCCCTGGCCGGCCGCACCGGCGCCGACATCGACGTCGACAAGGTTCCGGCCCTGGACTGCCCCCTGCCCGAACAACGCCTCTACAGCGAATCGGCCAGCCGCTTCGTCGTCACCGTGGCCGACCAAAACCGCGCCGCCTTCGAAGCCCTCTTCGCCGGCGACTTCCTGGCCCCCATCGGACAGACCACGGCCGACGGCAAACTCACCCTGCGCGCAGGCGCCACCACCCTAGCCGGCTCCGCAGTCGAAGACTTGGCCGTAGCTTGGAAGAAGACGTTGGATTTTTAA